One stretch of Desulfobacterales bacterium DNA includes these proteins:
- a CDS encoding 1-deoxy-D-xylulose-5-phosphate reductoisomerase: MKHLSILGSTGSIGRNVLKIVEQFPDKFKVTAVAAKYNIDLVAEQIRVFHPDVAVVYDEEHACELRKKVPQASGVEIFYGIEGYIRAATLQRIDMVVMAIVGSAGLIPTLRAIEAGKDVALANKETLVMAGEIVMNAAIRHGVHILPIDSEHSAVFQCLAGHPRQDLEKIILTASGGPFLTTPIHELADIEPEDALAHPTWQMGRKISIDSATMMNKGFEIIEAKHLFGVDLTQIDVVIHPQSVVHSMVSFCDGTIIAQMGIPDMKAAIAYAMSHPNRLPLRQPLPDFTKIGALRFEKPDMEKFPCLFLAYEACRCGGTLPAVLNAVNEIAVEQFLNKKIGFLTIPDIVRNVMMAHETVYHPSLDAILEADRWAREKAREFITRRL, translated from the coding sequence ATGAAACATCTTTCCATACTCGGTTCCACCGGTTCGATTGGCAGAAACGTGCTCAAGATTGTTGAACAGTTTCCGGATAAGTTCAAGGTGACGGCTGTAGCCGCAAAATATAACATTGATCTGGTGGCTGAACAGATTCGCGTGTTTCATCCTGACGTAGCGGTTGTTTACGATGAGGAGCATGCCTGTGAATTGAGGAAAAAAGTGCCGCAGGCATCCGGAGTCGAGATATTCTACGGAATTGAAGGATATATCCGGGCAGCAACGCTTCAACGCATTGACATGGTTGTTATGGCAATCGTCGGTTCAGCCGGTCTGATTCCTACCCTCCGTGCCATTGAGGCGGGTAAGGATGTGGCGCTGGCCAATAAAGAAACGCTGGTAATGGCCGGTGAGATTGTGATGAACGCTGCCATACGTCATGGGGTTCATATCCTTCCGATTGACAGTGAGCACAGCGCAGTTTTTCAGTGTCTGGCCGGACATCCCAGACAGGATTTGGAAAAAATCATATTAACCGCATCCGGGGGACCCTTTTTAACGACTCCGATTCATGAACTGGCGGATATTGAGCCTGAAGATGCTCTGGCGCATCCGACGTGGCAGATGGGGAGAAAAATAAGCATCGATTCGGCTACAATGATGAATAAGGGGTTTGAAATCATTGAAGCAAAACATCTGTTCGGCGTTGATTTGACTCAGATTGATGTCGTTATTCATCCGCAAAGTGTGGTTCATTCGATGGTATCCTTCTGTGACGGTACAATTATCGCCCAAATGGGTATTCCGGATATGAAAGCCGCCATCGCTTATGCAATGTCCCATCCAAATCGTCTTCCATTAAGGCAGCCGCTTCCGGATTTTACGAAGATTGGCGCGTTGAGGTTCGAAAAACCGGATATGGAAAAATTCCCCTGCCTTTTTCTGGCATATGAGGCATGTCGATGCGGTGGCACATTGCCGGCTGTTCTGAATGCGGTGAATGAAATTGCTGTCGAACAATTTTTAAATAAAAAAATTGGTTTTTTAACGATACCGGATATCGTAAGAAACGTGATGATGGCGCATGAGACCGTTTACCATCCGTCTCTTGATGCGATTCTGGAAGCAGATCGATGGGCTCGGGAAAAAGCCCGTGAATTCATCACCCGCCGGCTGTGA
- a CDS encoding prepilin-type N-terminal cleavage/methylation domain-containing protein: MRKFFNDSGFTLIEIMIAIFILTVGLLGVAGVAITVINGNAFSNKITTATALTQDKMEELRGTAYTSISDGGPETLESIYTRTWAVTDDSPVDGMKTIEVNVKFQWKGSSRNVTLQTMAGQ; the protein is encoded by the coding sequence ATGCGCAAATTTTTCAATGATAGCGGCTTTACACTGATAGAAATCATGATAGCCATTTTTATCCTTACGGTCGGTCTTCTGGGTGTGGCGGGCGTGGCGATAACAGTTATTAATGGAAACGCATTCAGTAATAAGATTACCACCGCAACAGCACTGACCCAGGATAAGATGGAAGAATTAAGAGGCACCGCCTATACAAGCATCTCAGACGGCGGTCCAGAGACACTGGAGTCCATCTACACGCGGACATGGGCAGTCACAGATGATTCGCCTGTCGATGGCATGAAAACCATTGAGGTCAATGTGAAATTTCAATGGAAAGGCAGCTCACGCAATGTTACGCTCCAGACGATGGCGGGACAATAA
- a CDS encoding isoprenyl transferase, whose translation MNFNTSPCSSPSIDPDNLPTHVAVVMDGNGRWAKQRLMNRIKGHEKGAEIVRTIVKTSREIGIQVLTLYAFSTENWQRPKYEISALMSLLKTFLRSEQKELMERDIRLNAIGQIDRLPEDVRSILSDVMTLTRCNRGMLLNLALSYGGRSEIVRMVQRIAEEVADGRIDSDSITHETVSDNLYTAGMPDPDMLIRTSGEMRISNFLLWQIAYTEIFVTKTLWPEFSRDEFLKIIKEYQGRNRRFGKVVSQI comes from the coding sequence TTGAATTTTAATACCTCGCCATGCAGCTCTCCGAGCATAGACCCGGATAATCTTCCCACTCATGTGGCTGTCGTAATGGATGGGAACGGGCGCTGGGCGAAGCAGCGGTTGATGAATCGAATCAAGGGTCATGAAAAAGGGGCGGAAATCGTCCGGACGATTGTTAAAACTTCCCGTGAAATTGGAATTCAGGTTCTGACCCTGTACGCATTTTCAACGGAAAACTGGCAGCGGCCGAAATATGAAATTTCCGCACTCATGTCACTTCTGAAAACATTTCTTCGTTCCGAACAGAAGGAGTTGATGGAAAGGGATATCCGCCTGAATGCCATCGGGCAGATAGACCGGTTACCGGAGGATGTGCGAAGCATCCTGTCAGATGTAATGACATTGACCCGATGTAACCGGGGAATGCTGTTGAATCTGGCGCTGAGTTACGGCGGGCGATCAGAGATCGTCCGGATGGTCCAGCGTATTGCTGAAGAAGTCGCAGATGGGCGTATCGATTCGGATTCGATTACTCATGAAACCGTTTCTGATAACCTTTATACAGCGGGTATGCCGGATCCGGACATGCTCATTCGAACCAGTGGGGAGATGCGCATCAGTAATTTTCTGCTGTGGCAGATTGCGTACACGGAAATTTTTGTAACAAAAACACTTTGGCCTGAATTCAGCAGAGATGAGTTCCTGAAGATCATCAAAGAATATCAGGGGCGTAATAGAAGATTTGGGAAAGTAGTATCCCAGATTTAA
- a CDS encoding phosphatidate cytidylyltransferase: protein MAHLKRWITAIVALPFLLVLMLKGGAFLFALFISVIGIVALGEYYRIVFTPTPNLIKDPVTAFGFLICPLMIWAAYVTSFESIILLITLNLLVSGCYSLRQFRSDVRAVERLFKQVFGILYIPLLLSFLVLIRNSSQGLVWIFFLLVMVFACDTGAFYIGTWLGRNKLCPSVSPNKTIEGSIGGLAAALIAGGIYRLYVIPDLALGKVMLLSIIIGIVGQIGDLFESECKRYGHIKDSGSILPGHGGLLDRIDALLFAAPVVYCFKQYLL from the coding sequence ATGGCACATTTAAAACGATGGATCACCGCCATTGTGGCCCTTCCCTTTTTGCTGGTGCTGATGCTGAAGGGCGGGGCTTTCCTGTTTGCTCTTTTCATCTCCGTTATTGGCATTGTGGCACTCGGAGAATATTATCGTATCGTATTTACACCAACTCCAAATTTGATTAAAGATCCTGTTACCGCTTTTGGCTTTCTGATTTGTCCGCTGATGATCTGGGCAGCATACGTCACGTCTTTTGAATCCATCATATTGCTGATTACGCTTAACCTTCTTGTTTCAGGCTGTTATTCTTTACGGCAATTCCGGTCAGACGTTCGGGCAGTTGAGCGTTTATTCAAACAGGTTTTTGGTATCCTCTATATTCCGTTGCTTCTGTCCTTTCTGGTTTTGATCCGGAATTCAAGTCAGGGACTGGTCTGGATATTTTTTCTTCTCGTCATGGTATTCGCCTGTGATACAGGCGCCTTTTACATCGGAACATGGCTGGGACGCAATAAGCTTTGCCCCTCCGTCAGTCCGAATAAAACCATAGAAGGATCGATAGGCGGACTTGCCGCAGCCTTGATCGCCGGCGGGATATACAGACTGTATGTTATTCCGGATCTGGCTTTGGGCAAAGTGATGTTATTGAGTATTATTATCGGAATTGTGGGGCAGATTGGTGATCTGTTTGAATCCGAGTGTAAACGATATGGGCATATAAAGGATTCCGGTTCCATATTGCCCGGTCATGGGGGACTTCTGGATCGGATTGATGCACTGCTGTTTGCGGCCCCGGTAGTATATTGTTTTAAACAGTATCTGTTGTAA
- a CDS encoding AIR synthase-related protein has product MSYQLEITLKSDLKDAEGEGIRQKALHYFGIELDQVRCIHVVTIDADLTPEQLNMIRSELFTNPVTQLSSFNPIVLAFDWTIWVGYRPGVRDNPGSTAVEAIEDMLGIAFRPGEAVYTSTRYCLTGKGVTADDVHKIAGELLANDIIEQWKIISNADWEPDVGVGVIIPKVILDHQPGVETVPIDSDATLKQISDERNLALNPNDIPVIRAYFLNDTVRKDRVSSGLSDPTDIELEYISQGRSDHCNHNTFGGLFHYRDLKTGETQHIDSLFKTCIVSPTRELSKKKDWVVSVLWDNAGVGRFDEDHFYVITGETHNSPSNMEAYGGAITGIVGVYRDPLGTGKGSKLVMGSYGFCVGDRNYDGDLKPHLHPRRLLDGVIEGVRDGGNKSGVPTPFGQVLFHHGYMGKCLVFVNAVGIMPSTVSGAPSDQKKTSSGELIIMCGGRVGKDGIHGVTASSEVFSEHTPAGHVQIGDPYTQKKMHDFLLEVRDEGLIRYITDNGGGGLSSSIGESARFSNGCEVEIEKVPLKYEGLDLWEIWVSESQERMTVSVRPEDLDRFMLLSRKHAVESTVIGRYTDSGKLHITYKGKTCAYVDMDLLQSGFPQWEFDADWQPPENRGLYEPVFSHPYDYNQLLKDVLARPNICSKEWISRQYDHEVQGTSVIKPLVGAERDVNTDASVIRPVLGSTKGLAFSQALLPTYSAVDAYHMTTCTIDEAVRRLLSVGGSLDHIGGVDNFCWPSIQYDPEKNPDGRFKAAQLVRSCQALKDMCFAYEIPLLSGKDSMYVDGHLQGRYDEFHKVSALETLQFSAISLVDDIDRCVTMDSKIAGDRVYVLGMTRNELGASEYYEHLGYVGRNVPQVDAQSFRGVYRALENAIQEEIMASVHGVYRGGLGVHLAMVAMGGNLGMDVQLAQVPAEGLDRDDRILFSESAGRFIVTIDPANRGRFETIMQGLACACIGTVTDTPDLVIHGLDQKSIVEVTIQDLKTAWKTPFGDLI; this is encoded by the coding sequence ATGTCATATCAACTTGAAATTACGTTAAAATCAGATTTGAAGGATGCGGAGGGCGAGGGAATTCGCCAGAAGGCGCTGCATTATTTTGGAATCGAGCTGGATCAGGTACGCTGTATTCATGTGGTTACGATCGATGCAGATCTCACACCGGAGCAACTGAATATGATCCGGTCCGAGCTGTTTACAAATCCGGTTACCCAGCTGTCTTCGTTCAACCCAATTGTCCTTGCGTTTGACTGGACGATCTGGGTGGGCTATCGCCCCGGTGTACGGGATAATCCGGGAAGCACGGCGGTCGAAGCGATTGAAGATATGCTGGGAATTGCATTCAGGCCGGGTGAGGCGGTCTATACATCAACACGATATTGTCTTACCGGAAAAGGCGTCACTGCCGACGATGTGCATAAGATTGCAGGAGAACTGCTGGCCAATGACATCATTGAGCAATGGAAAATTATTTCAAATGCCGATTGGGAACCTGACGTCGGTGTCGGAGTCATTATTCCCAAAGTCATTCTGGATCACCAGCCCGGTGTCGAAACAGTCCCCATCGATAGTGACGCAACGCTCAAACAAATCAGCGATGAGCGTAATCTGGCATTGAATCCGAACGATATCCCCGTGATCAGGGCCTATTTTCTGAACGATACGGTTCGCAAGGACCGGGTTTCATCAGGATTGAGCGATCCGACGGACATCGAGCTTGAATATATTTCGCAGGGCAGAAGCGACCACTGTAACCACAATACCTTTGGCGGGCTCTTTCACTACCGGGATCTGAAAACCGGAGAGACGCAGCATATTGACAGCCTTTTCAAGACCTGCATTGTGTCGCCGACACGCGAGTTGAGCAAAAAAAAAGACTGGGTGGTGTCGGTGTTGTGGGATAATGCCGGCGTCGGGCGGTTTGACGAGGATCATTTTTACGTGATTACCGGAGAAACCCATAACTCCCCGTCCAATATGGAGGCCTATGGGGGAGCCATCACCGGCATTGTGGGGGTTTATCGTGATCCGCTCGGGACAGGAAAAGGCTCAAAGCTCGTGATGGGAAGCTACGGGTTCTGCGTCGGTGATAGAAATTACGATGGCGATTTGAAGCCCCATCTTCATCCCCGGCGACTGCTTGATGGCGTTATCGAAGGGGTGCGCGATGGGGGTAATAAAAGCGGTGTTCCGACGCCCTTCGGCCAGGTGTTGTTTCATCACGGGTATATGGGAAAATGTCTGGTGTTTGTAAACGCAGTCGGCATTATGCCGTCAACGGTCAGTGGGGCGCCTTCAGATCAGAAAAAAACATCCTCGGGTGAATTGATCATTATGTGCGGCGGAAGAGTCGGCAAGGACGGAATCCACGGGGTCACCGCATCCTCTGAGGTGTTTTCCGAGCATACACCGGCCGGGCATGTGCAGATCGGCGATCCCTATACTCAGAAAAAAATGCATGATTTTCTGCTGGAAGTCAGAGATGAAGGCCTTATTCGATATATTACCGATAATGGCGGCGGCGGGCTTTCGTCGTCAATAGGGGAGTCTGCCCGGTTTTCCAATGGCTGTGAAGTTGAGATTGAAAAAGTGCCGCTGAAGTATGAGGGGCTTGATCTATGGGAAATATGGGTGTCTGAATCGCAGGAACGAATGACCGTTTCGGTCCGGCCTGAAGATCTGGACCGATTTATGCTGCTTTCCCGTAAACATGCGGTTGAAAGTACGGTCATCGGGCGCTATACGGATTCAGGCAAACTGCATATCACTTATAAGGGAAAAACCTGTGCCTATGTGGACATGGACCTGCTGCAATCCGGATTTCCTCAGTGGGAGTTTGATGCCGACTGGCAGCCTCCTGAAAACCGCGGATTATATGAGCCGGTTTTCAGTCATCCGTACGATTATAATCAATTGCTGAAGGATGTACTGGCGCGACCCAATATTTGCTCCAAAGAATGGATCAGTCGTCAGTATGATCATGAGGTTCAGGGCACCAGCGTGATCAAGCCGCTGGTGGGTGCCGAACGGGATGTGAACACCGATGCATCGGTCATTCGTCCGGTTCTGGGTTCCACAAAAGGCCTTGCCTTTTCCCAGGCCCTGCTTCCGACGTATTCGGCTGTTGATGCGTATCACATGACGACCTGTACCATTGATGAAGCGGTCAGGCGGCTGCTGTCCGTAGGCGGCAGTCTGGATCACATCGGGGGGGTGGATAATTTCTGCTGGCCGAGCATCCAGTATGATCCGGAGAAAAATCCGGACGGCAGATTCAAGGCCGCGCAACTGGTCCGTTCCTGTCAGGCGCTTAAGGATATGTGTTTTGCTTATGAAATTCCGCTTCTCTCCGGAAAGGACAGCATGTATGTGGACGGACATCTGCAAGGCCGATATGATGAGTTTCATAAAGTCTCCGCTCTGGAAACGCTTCAGTTTTCCGCGATATCTCTGGTGGATGATATTGACCGATGTGTAACCATGGACAGCAAGATTGCCGGCGATCGGGTGTATGTGCTGGGGATGACCCGAAATGAACTGGGCGCATCGGAATATTATGAGCATCTGGGCTATGTCGGACGGAATGTGCCTCAGGTTGACGCTCAATCGTTCAGGGGCGTTTACAGGGCGCTTGAAAATGCCATACAGGAAGAAATCATGGCTTCGGTTCACGGCGTTTACCGCGGGGGATTAGGCGTTCATCTGGCGATGGTCGCCATGGGCGGAAACCTCGGAATGGACGTTCAGTTGGCGCAGGTGCCGGCAGAAGGGCTGGACAGGGATGACCGGATCCTGTTTTCTGAATCAGCCGGCAGGTTTATTGTGACCATTGATCCCGCAAACCGGGGCAGATTTGAAACCATCATGCAGGGCCTTGCCTGTGCCTGTATCGGTACGGTAACCGATACGCCTGATCTTGTCATTCACGGTCTTGATCAGAAGTCCATTGTGGAGGTAACCATTCAGGATTTGAAGACGGCATGGAAAACGCCCTTTGGAGATTTGATATGA
- a CDS encoding prepilin-type N-terminal cleavage/methylation domain-containing protein, producing MEYLKRKREKILHPYPESVCGFTLVELLIAMAVGLIVLGAMYGVFTTHNKTFSTQEQVAEMQQNARAAMDMMTREIRMAGYDPLGSAGPGIVIATSSSINFTLDITSTSGPDAPDGDTSDPNENITYSLYTADGIQKLGRKSSAGAVNQPVAEHVQSLEFEYWDASGTITNTVVDIRRIQVALTVETAKPDPDYAPNGGYRTYTLTSGITPRNLGL from the coding sequence ATGGAATATCTCAAGAGAAAAAGGGAAAAAATACTCCATCCATACCCGGAAAGCGTCTGCGGGTTCACGCTGGTAGAACTGCTGATCGCGATGGCCGTCGGACTGATTGTCCTCGGCGCTATGTACGGAGTTTTTACCACCCACAACAAAACCTTCAGCACTCAGGAGCAGGTAGCTGAGATGCAGCAGAATGCCAGGGCCGCCATGGACATGATGACCAGAGAGATAAGAATGGCAGGATACGATCCGCTGGGCTCGGCAGGCCCAGGAATTGTCATTGCCACATCCAGCTCCATCAATTTCACTCTCGACATAACAAGTACATCCGGCCCCGACGCACCCGATGGAGATACATCTGATCCGAATGAAAATATTACCTATTCACTTTACACAGCAGACGGCATTCAAAAACTCGGTCGAAAATCGAGTGCTGGCGCTGTCAATCAACCTGTTGCAGAACATGTCCAATCTCTTGAATTTGAATACTGGGATGCGAGTGGCACCATAACCAATACCGTGGTGGATATACGCCGGATACAGGTTGCCCTTACGGTCGAAACCGCCAAACCGGATCCTGATTATGCACCCAATGGCGGTTACAGAACATATACACTGACTTCTGGCATAACCCCGAGGAATCTCGGCTTGTAA
- a CDS encoding helix-turn-helix domain-containing protein, with product MEDAHFLNISARLARRLVALSQKYGHQKEEGGAIRIDLSLTQKDLESIAGSTRESINKELRVLRENGLVNTEGNTIKILNMERLEKRAHLQKSM from the coding sequence TTGGAAGATGCTCACTTTCTCAATATCTCCGCAAGGCTTGCCCGAAGACTTGTCGCGCTGTCCCAAAAATACGGTCACCAAAAGGAAGAGGGGGGGGCTATCCGGATCGACCTGAGTCTGACTCAAAAGGATCTCGAAAGCATAGCTGGATCCACAAGGGAGAGCATAAATAAGGAATTGAGAGTCCTGCGTGAAAATGGATTAGTCAACACCGAAGGGAATACCATTAAGATCCTCAACATGGAACGCCTCGAAAAGCGTGCCCATCTGCAAAAATCCATGTGA
- a CDS encoding cyclic nucleotide-binding domain-containing protein, translating to MSRKGDEETTLYIVKSGSVKIVLPSDMGNEVTPVILSEGDFFSEMALLDGLPRSADVVAFEPSELLALNQKDFQNIPEGQ from the coding sequence ATCTCACGCAAAGGTGACGAGGAAACTACACTATATATAGTAAAATCAGGAAGTGTCAAGATTGTTCTTCCATCAGACATGGGGAATGAGGTCACGCCCGTAATACTGTCTGAAGGAGATTTCTTCAGTGAAATGGCACTCCTGGACGGACTGCCACGCTCGGCCGATGTAGTGGCGTTTGAACCTTCCGAGTTGCTGGCCCTGAATCAAAAGGATTTTCAGAACATTCCTGAAGGACAATGA
- the rseP gene encoding RIP metalloprotease RseP — protein MTTLVAFVFVLGVLIFFHELGHFIVARLFGVGVETFSLGFGPRLVGKTYGGTEYRLSAIPLGGYVKMVGEDPDADIDPEDISISFTHQHVLKRICIVAAGPFFNLLLAVLIFFGIFLSSGSYVLKPSVGEVSADSPAYRAQLQKGDLIEAIDGQLIDSWENMARLISDSGGRQLRFTVRRDGDVLDTVVVPELSQSKNIFGEDVDRYLIGVAAAGDIFIKPLSIVGALGESFKQTYSISELTVVSIVKLIQGTISTKTLGGPIMIAELAGQQAKEGAGHLIFFIALLSINLAVLNFLPIPVLDGGHMLFFFIELVAGRPLNLKMRVIAQQIGIIILVLLMLFVFYNDLARVFFGK, from the coding sequence ATGACTACATTAGTCGCATTCGTTTTCGTGCTCGGCGTATTGATATTTTTTCATGAATTGGGACATTTTATTGTTGCCCGATTGTTCGGAGTGGGGGTGGAAACATTTTCACTTGGATTTGGCCCCAGGCTTGTCGGGAAAACGTATGGTGGAACCGAGTACAGGCTTTCGGCAATTCCACTGGGGGGCTATGTCAAGATGGTGGGGGAAGACCCCGATGCCGATATTGATCCTGAAGATATATCGATTTCATTTACCCATCAACATGTTCTGAAACGAATATGTATCGTAGCGGCAGGCCCGTTTTTTAACCTGCTGCTTGCCGTGCTTATATTTTTTGGGATTTTTTTGTCTTCCGGCTCGTACGTATTAAAACCGTCGGTGGGCGAGGTGTCTGCCGACAGCCCGGCTTACCGGGCGCAACTGCAAAAGGGCGATCTGATCGAGGCGATTGACGGCCAGTTGATCGACAGCTGGGAGAATATGGCCCGTCTGATTTCTGACAGTGGCGGCAGACAGTTGCGGTTTACCGTTCGTCGGGATGGCGATGTCCTGGATACAGTTGTCGTTCCGGAATTATCGCAGTCCAAAAATATATTCGGTGAAGATGTTGATCGGTATCTGATCGGTGTGGCCGCCGCCGGGGATATTTTTATTAAACCACTCAGTATTGTTGGGGCCCTGGGTGAGAGTTTTAAACAGACATATTCCATATCAGAATTGACGGTCGTCAGTATCGTTAAATTGATTCAGGGTACTATTTCAACAAAAACGCTGGGCGGTCCCATCATGATCGCCGAACTGGCAGGGCAGCAGGCAAAAGAAGGCGCAGGACATCTGATATTTTTTATTGCCCTGTTGAGCATTAATCTGGCCGTTCTTAATTTTCTACCCATACCGGTTCTCGACGGCGGGCATATGCTTTTCTTTTTCATCGAGCTTGTTGCCGGCCGTCCGTTAAACCTGAAAATGCGGGTGATTGCCCAGCAGATCGGGATCATCATCCTCGTGTTGTTGATGCTGTTTGTTTTTTATAATGATCTGGCCCGGGTATTTTTTGGAAAGTAG
- a CDS encoding PilX N-terminal domain-containing pilus assembly protein, whose product MKIKKRFDVTDNEKGMVLVVAILLLAALIILGTTGVMQTSTDLKISGNYKTSIQTFYDTEGTLQHAIGTPDTWLTTDFLTEEETEAFYKVDLDNNSVEIRCIEATGTDIDELTDAANNLPAISHRDSPPAGSGYSAMHFEVHRYGITTTSAGGNVRIQTGVWKVFNKVP is encoded by the coding sequence ATGAAGATAAAAAAACGGTTTGACGTGACAGACAATGAAAAAGGAATGGTGCTAGTCGTAGCTATTCTGTTGCTTGCCGCCCTGATCATCCTTGGAACCACGGGCGTCATGCAGACATCAACAGACCTGAAAATCAGCGGCAATTATAAGACAAGCATCCAGACCTTTTATGACACCGAAGGCACACTACAGCATGCAATAGGAACCCCCGACACATGGCTGACCACAGATTTTTTGACGGAAGAAGAAACCGAGGCGTTCTATAAAGTTGATTTGGACAACAATTCAGTGGAAATCCGCTGTATTGAGGCTACAGGAACCGATATCGACGAACTGACTGACGCTGCCAACAACCTCCCTGCCATAAGCCATCGAGACTCACCTCCGGCCGGATCGGGGTACAGCGCGATGCATTTCGAGGTGCACAGGTATGGAATTACAACAACCTCCGCGGGTGGAAATGTCCGGATACAGACGGGGGTGTGGAAGGTGTTCAATAAGGTTCCCTGA
- a CDS encoding GspH/FimT family pseudopilin: protein MIAGTQKKTGFTLIELMIVIAIMAILAGIAAPNFQTYMTQRRLNGAARQVMTDLMAARSKAVSLNQKVKVSFGSNHIYQIWNDADGNGIVADNEGDDIERDIHPDYHDVTLSTGATNYILFDPRGTSTNSTVSAINSVGEKTITTSIAGRVKIN, encoded by the coding sequence ATGATAGCTGGCACACAAAAAAAAACCGGTTTCACGTTGATAGAATTAATGATTGTGATTGCTATTATGGCGATCCTCGCCGGCATAGCAGCGCCTAATTTTCAGACCTATATGACCCAGAGAAGGCTGAACGGAGCCGCAAGACAGGTTATGACGGATTTGATGGCAGCGAGAAGCAAGGCGGTCAGCCTTAACCAGAAGGTAAAGGTCTCCTTTGGAAGCAATCATATATATCAGATATGGAATGACGCGGATGGCAATGGAATCGTTGCCGACAATGAAGGCGATGATATTGAAAGGGACATCCATCCAGACTATCATGATGTAACCCTGAGTACGGGTGCAACAAATTATATCCTTTTTGATCCCCGCGGAACTTCGACCAACAGCACTGTCAGCGCAATAAATTCGGTCGGGGAGAAAACCATAACTACCTCTATAGCGGGAAGAGTGAAAATAAATTAA
- the purQ gene encoding phosphoribosylformylglycinamidine synthase I, which produces MKRVRVLVLTGYGLNCDHETAYAFKLCGAEPERVHINSLIDGTVELDAFQIMAFVGGFSWGDDHGAGVIQAVRLKTNIGEKLIRFIEKGNLIIGICNGFQTLVNLGLLPGFDHDYATRSVALTFNDCGNFRDDWVHLNVNEKSSCVFTRGLDRIELPVRHGEGKFYSDEPTVKRLIDNHQVVLQYALADGMPAGGQFPYNPNGAVYDIAGICDPTGRVFGLMPHPEAYNHFTNHPNWTLKKELMKRAGGGASAAENIPPGIQIFKNAVDFMIQR; this is translated from the coding sequence ATGAAACGCGTGCGAGTACTTGTTCTGACGGGTTACGGGCTGAACTGTGATCATGAAACCGCTTATGCCTTTAAACTGTGCGGCGCTGAACCTGAAAGGGTTCATATTAATTCATTGATAGATGGAACGGTCGAGCTGGACGCGTTTCAGATCATGGCCTTTGTCGGCGGATTCAGCTGGGGAGATGACCACGGGGCAGGCGTGATTCAGGCCGTACGGCTAAAGACCAATATCGGTGAAAAACTGATTCGATTTATAGAAAAAGGCAACCTGATTATCGGCATATGCAATGGGTTCCAGACGCTGGTCAATTTGGGTCTGCTGCCCGGTTTTGATCATGACTATGCCACCCGAAGCGTGGCATTGACTTTCAATGACTGCGGAAATTTCCGGGATGACTGGGTACATCTGAACGTAAATGAAAAATCATCCTGCGTATTTACCCGCGGCCTTGATCGGATCGAGCTGCCGGTACGGCACGGGGAGGGCAAATTCTATTCGGATGAACCGACCGTAAAGCGTCTGATCGACAACCATCAGGTGGTGCTTCAATACGCACTTGCCGACGGCATGCCTGCCGGCGGACAGTTCCCGTACAACCCGAATGGCGCGGTTTATGATATCGCAGGCATCTGTGACCCCACCGGGCGTGTATTCGGTCTGATGCCGCATCCGGAAGCCTACAACCACTTTACCAATCACCCGAACTGGACGTTGAAAAAAGAGCTGATGAAGCGTGCCGGGGGCGGAGCATCCGCCGCGGAAAACATCCCCCCTGGAATTCAGATTTTTAAAAATGCTGTGGATTTCATGATACAGCGTTGA